TTGGTTGCGGTATCGCTGTGGTGTGCGCACAGGGCTGAACGACTCGATGATGAGCAGGCGGTTTTGCGCGCTCAGGAAATGAATTTTGTAAATCGTGCCGCGCGGTACGACGAGGTAGTCGCCATACTCGAAAGGAATTTGCCCATACATCGTTTCGAGCCAGCCGTGACCTTTGTGCACGAAAATGATTTCGTCGGCATCGGCATTTTTGAAAAAATAATCGCGTGTGCTGTGGTGCGGTGCGGCCAGCCCGATGTGCAAATCATTGTTGACAAACAGCGTCTTGCGGCTTTCCAAATAGTCGTCGGCGTAGGGCAACTCGAAGCCTTTGAAACTCAGCGCCGAGAGATTTTTTTCGATGGCAATTTCCGGCTCGACGGAATACGGCTTGCCTTTTTCCTTCACAATGGTGGGCGGATAAAGATGATAAACAAGCGAGGAGACACCCGAAAAGCCCTGCGTGCCCACGAGTTCTTCTTGGTACAGGCGCCCCGCGTGGTTGCGGAACTGGGTATGACGCTTGGGCGGGATTTTTCCGGCGCGGTGGTATATGGACATGGGAAAGTCTATTTTTTAAGGGTGAAGGTCGCGGACGCTTCATGCCTGTGGAATGATGTGCGTCAGCGGCAAGATTGATATTTGCCCAAAACAGACTTTTCACATTCGGGCAAATACCTGTAAGTTCGCAAGGAACAATTTTAAACTCAGCCACTTTTATGAACACTTTCCGCCCTTGGGTCTTTTGCGCTTTGTTTTTCAGCCTTTTCTCGCCAATTTTTGGACAACAAAATGCACCCTCAAGCGCCTATCTCGTAAAAACCTACACTTTTTTCCAAAACTCGGACCCGCGCCTCAACCACCAGAACTTCTTCGAGGAGATGGCCGGAAAAATGTACCTGTCTGCCAAATCGGACATGGTGCTCATCGAGGAAAGCACCGACAAATTCGGCATCACGCACTTCAAGTTTCAGCAATTCCACGAGGGCTTGCCCATATTCGGCAGCCGCTACATTTTGCACGAAAAAGACGGGCGTATTCTGAATGCCAACGGACGGTACAGCCCACAGGCCGATGCTAATCCACAACCCGGCATCAGCGCCGAGACTGCGGTCGCCTTCGCCAAACACACCATGAAAGCCCGGGCATACCACGAGAGGCAGGCCGATGCGGCGCTGTGTTTCATTGACCCCGACTTTCCCGACGTTTCGGAATCCCTTCGCTTGGCCTATCAAGTGGACCTGCACAGCACCGAACCCTTCGACAAGCGCCGCTATTTTGTGGATGCCATCACAGGCAAAATCCTTTGCGAGTTCCCGTTGATTTTGAACGAAGGGGTGCCCAGCACCGCCAAAACGAGGTACTACGGCATTCAACACATCATCACGGACTCCATCGGCCCACAGCAATTTGTCCTCCGCGACCCCACTCGCGGAGAGGGGATTTTTGTGTTGAACAACTCGCTGAACGAATTTACCAGTACCAGCTCCGCTTGGGACTTATCCAACGCCAAACACACCGAGATTGCCTTAGATGCCCATTATTGCTCTCAGGAGTACTACGACATGATGTTGTCCGATTTCGATTGGCAAGGCTTGGATGGAAACGGAGAAGCCCTGAACGTCCGCGTAAACGTTGGCAACTTCGTCAATGCCTTCTGGGACGGGGAAGCATCGTTCTATGGCGATGGCAACTGCAACTACGGCCCTCTGACCACCTTGGAAGTGGTCGGGCACGAATTCACGCACGGCATGATTGACTACACCTCCCGATTGATTTACGACTCGGAGTCCGGTGCCATCAATGAAAGCCTTGCCGATATATTTGGCAAGCTGTTGGAGCGCAAAGCCGACCCGACGAATTTCAGCTGGAAGCTTGGCCATTCGTTCATCATCAACCCTGAAAGCAAGCCTTTTCGCGTCATGGACGACCCCAACAGTATGCAAATGCCCGCCTACTACAAGGGTGAGTATTGGATAGACGGCGGCGGCGTTCACACCAACAGCGCCATCGGCAATCTTTGGTTTGCCATGTTGGTGGATGGGAAGCAGGGCATCAACGAGGTCGGCACGAGCTTCAACGTCGCGGCCATCGGCACGGAAAAGGTGGGGCAAATCGTGTTTCACGTCAATCGTTATTATTTCACCGAGAGCTCCACCTACAGCGAGTTTTACCTGTATTCGCAGGCAGTGGCTGAGGCCATGTTTGGTGCGGGTTCCACCGAGTTGCTCGCTGTAAAGGAGGCATGGAAAGCCGTAGGGCTTCCATACACCACGCAAGCCCCCTTTTTCGACCTCAGCCTGTCTTCCCCAAGATTGGAGGCCAAAAACCATTGCCAAAACAACCAGTATGTACCGATTAAATTCAAGGTCGTCAACTCAGGAACAGTGACTTACACCCCCTCTATGATGGGAACCATTACCTTGAACAGTTGGTCGCAAGGCGACCTCACGATTAACCTGAGCAGCCCCATCGCTCCGGGAGAAGTTTATGAAGTGGAGGTGAACAACTGGTTTGAGACAAGCCAGGCAGGCTTTGCCTATCTGGGGGTTTCTCTAAATCTTAGTGACGACAACACGGACAATAACCACGTTGACGAATTTTTCAACATCTCGGAACACGCGGCCAACGACCTTGAATTAAGCGCCTTCATCAACCAACAAGCATCTTGCTTTTCCTCCGCCCAGAATATGGTGGCGTTCATTGTCAACAACAGCTGTGAAGCCATCCCGGCAGGCACCGTCTTGAACTTGACAGCCACTGACGATGCAGGCAACCCGTTATGGTCGTCTCCGCCCTATGTGCTGCAAAAAGCATTGCCCAATGCTAGCAGAATCATCCTCAACTACAACATTCCCATCTCCAACAATGGGCTAAACCTCGCCCTTATCTATGCCAACGACCCCAATCTGTCAAACAACGCTGGCCCACTTTATCAGGAAATCAAATTGCCTATCACCGGAAACTACTTGAACACCTTTGAACAAGACAACGGCATGGACGAATACCTTGAACTGAAAAGCCTCGCAAACCCTCCGACCATGCCCTACCAAAACAGCCGTTTTTTTGCCTCCACGGGCATATTCGACAACACTGACTATATCCAGCGTTGCACGGAACCGTTGAGCATCTTCGACTACCCTTCCGATGGCGTCTACGCCACTATCCGTGCCTGTGTTGACCTGTCGTTCTCTCCCAGTCCCAAACTTGAGTTTGACCTCGCGCAGTTCCGAAACCCTACTGCCCAACTCAATAATGACCCATACAGCAGCATTTTGCAAGCAAAATGGGAGGGCAACGAAACCGGAGCCCAGTACTTTCTTGGACAGCCGGAAGGGCAAGTCATTCACCACAACATCCCGTTGCCGCCATATTTCAAAGGAGAGCTCTTGCTAAGTTTCTACACAGAGATGGGACAATGGGACTTAGACCCCAGCAACCTCAGCTCAGACGACTTCCTGCTGTTGGACAACTTCCAACTCAGCGCGCCGCCATCGAGCACAACGGAGGTGTCGCCGGGTTCAAGCATTCATATCGTACCAAACCCAGCGACCAACATCACGACCATTTCATCGGATGAGGGACTGAAGTTCATCCAGCTGCAAAACCCAAACGGACAAATCCTCCGAATACTGGAATTGGAGACCGAACAGTACAAACTCGACCTCAACGACCTGAGCAATGGGGTTTATTTCCTCAATATCCAATTGGCCAACGGCCAACGAGTCGTGAAGAAGTTGGTAAAAATGGATTGAATACGCGAATGAGTGCGCTTGGCAAGGGCAGCGCCCCGAAACGTGTCGCGGGGTATCGCCCTTGCCCAAGTAGTTGTTTTGCTTAAAAAAAGAAGGGGGCATCAGAGGCCATCAAGCCTCCCAACGCCCCCTCGCTTCATGGTTCTGCACATTACTTCAAATACACGGCCTCGAACTCGGCCAACACCGCCTCGCCTTGCCGGAGTTGCATTTTGTCGCCGGTGATTTTGAAGTTGTCAACCTTGCCGAGCGCCTCGCCGAATTTTTGCTCGGCTTTCATCAGCGCCTCCTCGCAGGCCATCATGGTGCTGGCAGGGCCGGTGATTTTCAGGGTGCTGCCCTGCACGGTGTAGCCCCCCATCATGTTGTTGCAGCCAGCGTTGCCGTTGAACCGCCCTTCGTAAAATCGGACGAACATTTCTTTTTGCACCTCTGGCAGTTTTTCGAGACCCGCGATGGACGTTATTTTCCAACGGGTGTTTTCAAACGCAGCGTTCGATTTCATTGTTGATTCGGCTTGCTTGCGTTGGCAAGCGATGGTCAGAAGGGGCAACAGAACCCAAAGAAGTTTGTACATTGTTTTGAAAAAATTGATTTGGTGAACGATGGATGGATGAGCACGGGTAGAGGGATTACATAAAGGTGAGGGAATTTTTCACACTCGCCTACCTTTGTGCCGATTTTTTAAACTCCGAGAAAAGGAGAAAGATACAGAGAGCCGCAGGGTAAATTTTCTTAAGAATGACAAAAAAACTCCGCGAGACTCTGTGCAACACTCAGCGAACGCTGTGTTTAAAACTCAATCTCGCAATTCACCAACAATCAATTCGATGCTCACCATCCCACGCCTCCAAAACACCGACTCCAACAACTTCTTCCTCATCGCCGGGCCTTGCGCCATAGAAGGCGAGCAAATGGCCTTCGACATCGCCGGGCAGGTCAATGAAATGTGCCAACGCCTGCGCATCCCCTACATTTTCAAGGGTTCGTATCGGAAAGCCAACCGCAGCAAACGCGATTCTTTCACCGGCATCGGCGACGAAAAGGCGCTGAATATCCTTCGCGCCGTTGGCCAGCACTATGACATCCCGACTACCACCGACATCCACGCCGACCCAGAGGCCGCGCTTGCCGCCCAATATGTGGACGTGTTGCAAATACCCGCGTTCCTCTGTCGCCAGACGAGCCTGCTCGTGGCCGCCGCCCAGACAGGCAAGGTGGTGAACATCAAAAAAGGCCAGTTCGTCAGCCCGGAAGCCATGCGTTTTGCGATGGAAAAAGTGCAGGAAGAAGGCAATCCGAACGTGATTTTGACAGAACGCGGCACCACTTTCGGCTATCAGGACTTAATCGTTGATTTTCGAGGAATTCCCGCAATGCAATCGTTCGGCGCCCCAGTCGTGCTCGACTGCACCCACTCGCTCCAACAGCCCAACCAAAGCAGCGGTGTCACCGGAGGCCGCCCTGCGTTGATAGAGACCATTGCCCGTGCGGGCATCGCCGTCGGCGTGGACGGGCTTTTCATCGAAACCTACCCCAAACCCTCAGAGGCAAAATCGGACGGGGCAAATATGCTGCCGTTGGATAAGTTGGAAGGGTTACTGGAAAGGTTGGTGCGAATTCGGGAGGCAATCAAGTAACGCTAACCTTCCGGTTGGCGAGCCGCGAGTGCGCCAACCGGAAGGTTGGCGTTACTGCGAAATATCAGCCTCTTTTATCAGCTGCACAATATCGAGCGAAACATCGGGCATCACCTCGACCGGTGGCTTCTGCGTTGCCAGCTTCGGAAGCAATTCTGGCGTACTCGTCATGGCGCGTCTTTTTCTTTTTTTGAAGAAATTTTGTTTTGCAAATGTAACGGATATACCTCTCGACGCTAAGTTTTGGGCATGGCTGCAATCGCAATCTGCTCAAAGTCAGGGAGAGCGAGCATGGCGAGCTGACAAATCCCAGCGAATCAAGGTATATACCCAGATTAAAGAGGATTTGAACCTGCCCATTGGCAAGGCAGGGATACCCCCAAGGCAAACGCATCAAAATGGCGCAAACCTCAGAGAGGTAAAATGTTGGTAGAAACGCCCCATTTTCGCGGTGTGTGCGACCCCGGCGGGGTCGAATGTTGGTGACCTGTTTGCTGCGATAAACATTTGACCTCTCCGAGGTCGTGATAATTACCACAAAAACACGCCATTTCTACCAACATTTGACCTCTCCGAGGTCAGTTGTATTTTGATGCGTTTGCCCTGAGGGATACCCCTGATTGATTTGTATGATTTTCAAAGGATTGCGAGTATCGTTCGTTCAAAACCACCTTGTCAGACCCTGTATTCTGGGGCTTGCCCGGCCAAGGGAAGCGGACGGGGCTGATTTGCGTTGACTATAATTCAACGAATGCCCCATTTACCTCAGTGACCCCTAATGACCCCTAATGACCCCCAATAACCCCTAATAACCCCCAATAACCCCCAATGACCCCTAATAACCCCCAATAACCCCCAATGACCCCTAATAACCCCTAATAACCCCTAATAACCCCTAATAACCCCCAATAACCCCCAATGACCCCTAATAACCCCCAATAACCCCTAATAACCCCTAATAACCCCTAATGACCCTCACATTTCTTCCGGCCCCTCCCCTACCCAATCTTGCTGAACATACCCATTCTCGCAATGTTCGGCCAACTCATCCTCGATGAACTTGCGCACCTCATGCACGATGTCGCCGGGATAAAGCAGGTGCACATTCGGCCCAGCATCGAGCGTGAAGAAGACGGGATGGCCCGTGTCTGCCCGGTATTCCCGCACCTTCTCGATGATGGCGAGCGAGCCGGGGCGCATGAGCAAATAGGATGGGTCGCTGCACATCATCAGGGCATGGAGCGCCAGCGCCTCGTCCTCCGCGATTTTGCCAAAGGCTTCGAGGTCGCCTGTGCGCATCGCGTCGAGCAGGTTGCCGATGCGTTGGCGGGCTTGGGCATAGCGCGGCTCCGCGAAAGGATTGCCCTCCATGAGCGCATGGCCCGCACGGCTCGACACGGCCTTTTCCTCCGAGCTGACAATCAGAATATCATCATGAAAATCTTTGAATGAGGCATGTATCAGGTCGCCAATGGGCACGGCGTACTCATCAGAAGCATCTGGCACAAGAGAGGTGTGCCCCCACAAAGCTGCGTGCGGAAAAATGGAGCGGCAAGCCGAGCCGCTGCCCAACCGAGCCAGATAAGAAGCTTTGCGGTCGAATGCTGCCGCGTCTTGCAGGGTGCCGAACAATCTGTCTTCCAGCGAACAAAGGCACAAGGCAAGTGCCGACATGGCCGAAGCCGACGACGCGATGCCCGCCGAATGAGGGAATGAATTGCCAGTGCGCACCGTGAGTTTTAGTTGTTTCAAAAAAGGGTAAATCGGGAGCAGGCTTTCCAGAAAAGCCAGGGTTTTTGCCCTGAACGCCTCGTTTTCGGCTTGATGAAAATAAAAGGCGAGGTCAATGCCAGCACCAGGCAAAGCTTCGTCGAAGGCATATTCTAGCTGAGTATCGGTGCAAGAAGCCGCCAAGGTCAGGCTTAGCGAGGGATTGCGCGGCAGTTGACGACCGTGTTTGCCCCAATACTTCACGATAGCGATATTGCTTGGCGAGCGCCAAGTGATGCTGCCCGCCTCCGGTGGGTTGGAAGAATCGAGGATGAGTCGAGGATTTTCGTACATAGAATGAGGATAGTGCGTTTGTGAAGGGCGAAGGGGCAAATTTTTTCCCGGACCTAATAAAATGCGTTGTTCGGGCAAAGAAATGGAAAGACCGCTAAATCATTGAGTAGGTTTTCGCGGCACAATCCTACTTTTGCTCCAATTTTGAAAACGCCCCCATCTAGCAACCCCGTCCGAACGAATGTTCGGATGTTTTTCGGGCGGGCAGAAACCCCTAAGCCAGAAACCTTCAAACCTTCATGTGGCAAAAACTCAGACGCATCGGCGTTGAAATGTACGCCTACCTCACTGATTTCTATGTGGTGAAAAACTACTTAGGCATGCTTGCGTTGGTAGGCGGCATCCTGCTGATGACCTTCTGGTGGCTCAAGTGCTACACCAATCATGGCGAAAGTGTGCAAGTGCCGAGCTATGTGGGCATGAACATCCGCGAAGCCTCTCGCAAGGCTAAATCGCGCAATTTCAACGTCGCCGTGAGCGACTCCATCTACGAGGTGGGCAAACCACCCGGTCTCATTCTTACCCAAGACCCCAAGCCACAAAGCAGGGTGAAAGAAGGGCGCACGATTTATTTTACCGTCACGAAAAACAATCCCGACATCGTGCGGCTGCCCGACCTCGCCGGCAACGACGACTACGACCTCTATAGCCGAAAACTCGGCAGGCTTGGCCTCAAACCCCGCATCATCGCTCGCGTGGCCGACCCCAAACTGGAAGCCAACACGATTCTGGAAGTGTTGTACCGAGGCGACACCATTACGCAAAAAATAAGAGGTGGCAATTTCCCCATCGAAATGGGCGGCATGGTGGATTTTATCGTCTCCGAAGCAGTCACGCTCACCGTGAGCATACCCGACTGCGTGTGCCAAACGCTTGATGCCGCCAAATTCCTCATCCAAACCAGCGACCTCAGCGTGGGCACCATCATCTCCGACGCTACCGTGACCGATATGGAAACAGCCTATGTATATCGGCAAAGCCCCAAGTACGACCCCAACGGCACCATGCGCAAAGGCGAGCAAATAGACTTGTATGTCACCCAAGAAAGACCGAGAACCTGTGGGGAGTAGTTGTGCCAATGTGGGAACGAGATATTGGCGCAGGCTGCCTGCAACCTATATGAAAGACACCATCCAAACCCAAAAACCTATTTTGCAACCCTCCACCTTCTGCCCTCCTCCTAACAACAGACAATACAATGGACATCACCGTACAGGAACTTCGCCAAAAACTCCAGTCAGGAGAAAAATTCGTTTTTTTGGATGTGCGCGAGCCGTGGGAATACGAAGAATTCAACCTCGGCGCCACCCTCATGCCGTTAGGCGATTTGATAAACAAGATGTGGGAGCTTGAAGCGCACAAAAACGACGAAATCGTGCTGTATTGCCGCAGCGGCAACCGCAGCGGCATGGCGCAAAGCCTGCTGACAGCCCATGGGTTCGGCAATGTGCGCAACCTGCAAGGCGGCATCATGGCTTGGATGGATACGTTCGGCCCCACGAAACCATGACAGCATCCAACAAGGTCAATGCAAATGGCGGCAAAAAGCGATATCCGCACACACAAGCTTTGGGCGAAATGGCACCATTGGCCCGCTCTTTTTTGTGTCCTGCTGACAACCGCTTGCGCACCGCCCCTGCGCACCGAACGCTACTTCCCGCCACCGCCAAACGACGGCAAGCCGCCACTTCTCGCTCGCAATTGCGCTGACTGGCGCGGCTACCTGCCCGATACCGCACATCCCGAACATCTGCCCACGCGGCATCTGCGCGTCAACTTTCATGTGATGAATAGCGCGGACAGTAGCCACAATTTTCGGCCCGACGAAGG
This Saprospiraceae bacterium DNA region includes the following protein-coding sequences:
- a CDS encoding M4 family metallopeptidase yields the protein MNTFRPWVFCALFFSLFSPIFGQQNAPSSAYLVKTYTFFQNSDPRLNHQNFFEEMAGKMYLSAKSDMVLIEESTDKFGITHFKFQQFHEGLPIFGSRYILHEKDGRILNANGRYSPQADANPQPGISAETAVAFAKHTMKARAYHERQADAALCFIDPDFPDVSESLRLAYQVDLHSTEPFDKRRYFVDAITGKILCEFPLILNEGVPSTAKTRYYGIQHIITDSIGPQQFVLRDPTRGEGIFVLNNSLNEFTSTSSAWDLSNAKHTEIALDAHYCSQEYYDMMLSDFDWQGLDGNGEALNVRVNVGNFVNAFWDGEASFYGDGNCNYGPLTTLEVVGHEFTHGMIDYTSRLIYDSESGAINESLADIFGKLLERKADPTNFSWKLGHSFIINPESKPFRVMDDPNSMQMPAYYKGEYWIDGGGVHTNSAIGNLWFAMLVDGKQGINEVGTSFNVAAIGTEKVGQIVFHVNRYYFTESSTYSEFYLYSQAVAEAMFGAGSTELLAVKEAWKAVGLPYTTQAPFFDLSLSSPRLEAKNHCQNNQYVPIKFKVVNSGTVTYTPSMMGTITLNSWSQGDLTINLSSPIAPGEVYEVEVNNWFETSQAGFAYLGVSLNLSDDNTDNNHVDEFFNISEHAANDLELSAFINQQASCFSSAQNMVAFIVNNSCEAIPAGTVLNLTATDDAGNPLWSSPPYVLQKALPNASRIILNYNIPISNNGLNLALIYANDPNLSNNAGPLYQEIKLPITGNYLNTFEQDNGMDEYLELKSLANPPTMPYQNSRFFASTGIFDNTDYIQRCTEPLSIFDYPSDGVYATIRACVDLSFSPSPKLEFDLAQFRNPTAQLNNDPYSSILQAKWEGNETGAQYFLGQPEGQVIHHNIPLPPYFKGELLLSFYTEMGQWDLDPSNLSSDDFLLLDNFQLSAPPSSTTEVSPGSSIHIVPNPATNITTISSDEGLKFIQLQNPNGQILRILELETEQYKLDLNDLSNGVYFLNIQLANGQRVVKKLVKMD
- a CDS encoding META domain-containing protein; its protein translation is MYKLLWVLLPLLTIACQRKQAESTMKSNAAFENTRWKITSIAGLEKLPEVQKEMFVRFYEGRFNGNAGCNNMMGGYTVQGSTLKITGPASTMMACEEALMKAEQKFGEALGKVDNFKITGDKMQLRQGEAVLAEFEAVYLK
- the kdsA gene encoding 3-deoxy-8-phosphooctulonate synthase; translation: MLTIPRLQNTDSNNFFLIAGPCAIEGEQMAFDIAGQVNEMCQRLRIPYIFKGSYRKANRSKRDSFTGIGDEKALNILRAVGQHYDIPTTTDIHADPEAALAAQYVDVLQIPAFLCRQTSLLVAAAQTGKVVNIKKGQFVSPEAMRFAMEKVQEEGNPNVILTERGTTFGYQDLIVDFRGIPAMQSFGAPVVLDCTHSLQQPNQSSGVTGGRPALIETIARAGIAVGVDGLFIETYPKPSEAKSDGANMLPLDKLEGLLERLVRIREAIK
- a CDS encoding diphosphomevalonate decarboxylase is translated as MYENPRLILDSSNPPEAGSITWRSPSNIAIVKYWGKHGRQLPRNPSLSLTLAASCTDTQLEYAFDEALPGAGIDLAFYFHQAENEAFRAKTLAFLESLLPIYPFLKQLKLTVRTGNSFPHSAGIASSASAMSALALCLCSLEDRLFGTLQDAAAFDRKASYLARLGSGSACRSIFPHAALWGHTSLVPDASDEYAVPIGDLIHASFKDFHDDILIVSSEEKAVSSRAGHALMEGNPFAEPRYAQARQRIGNLLDAMRTGDLEAFGKIAEDEALALHALMMCSDPSYLLMRPGSLAIIEKVREYRADTGHPVFFTLDAGPNVHLLYPGDIVHEVRKFIEDELAEHCENGYVQQDWVGEGPEEM
- a CDS encoding PASTA domain-containing protein, which gives rise to MWQKLRRIGVEMYAYLTDFYVVKNYLGMLALVGGILLMTFWWLKCYTNHGESVQVPSYVGMNIREASRKAKSRNFNVAVSDSIYEVGKPPGLILTQDPKPQSRVKEGRTIYFTVTKNNPDIVRLPDLAGNDDYDLYSRKLGRLGLKPRIIARVADPKLEANTILEVLYRGDTITQKIRGGNFPIEMGGMVDFIVSEAVTLTVSIPDCVCQTLDAAKFLIQTSDLSVGTIISDATVTDMETAYVYRQSPKYDPNGTMRKGEQIDLYVTQERPRTCGE
- a CDS encoding rhodanese-like domain-containing protein — its product is MDITVQELRQKLQSGEKFVFLDVREPWEYEEFNLGATLMPLGDLINKMWELEAHKNDEIVLYCRSGNRSGMAQSLLTAHGFGNVRNLQGGIMAWMDTFGPTKP